The segment ATGACACCGCTTTTTGTCGCTACTAAATGTGAGGCTAGCTTATCATTTGCTTGCTCTGTCTGCTTAGGCGATTCTTGCGGTCTAAGAATCATACGCCCGCCATGCTTATCAATATGCACCCATGACAGCTCACGATGCTGTTCCAATAGCTTTTGTCGTATCACTGTATTAGACGGTATATTCTTTTTCGATAATGGCGTTGCAATATGAAAGGTATCTTGAAAGGTCTTTCCAAGACGTTGCTCCATTTCAGGTGTTGCGGCTTCAATATCGACCTGCCAAATCACTTGCGCACATAGCACTGGAATAATAATCATTAAAGCCATACCAAGCAATGTCCAAAGCTGTGCTCGAACAACTTGTAGCTCATCTGCATAAAAAACCATCATTTTCAAGCGAAAGCGTCTACGCGCTCGGCGAATTTTTGGTAAATAACGCATTGTTGTTTCAAAAGAAACCTCTTGTTCACGAAAAACAACACGCTTTAAAGGCACATGTTGAGCATGCAATGTTTGAATAAAAGGATGAACATTTTCATGACGCTTTATACGTATAATAATTGGCCGATTATTCCACATGTTAGCTCACATCCATCTTCTTTGTTATTTTCATATGCAGCTCCTGAAGATTTTCAACCGAAAGATGGAGCATTTCTTCCTTTAACGCATGAATTGTCACTGCTTCAGCATGTACAGTAATATGATATTGTGCATAAATAAATGAGCATGTTGTAGCATCAGCATGGAGAAAACGATACGGTCCAATAATTTTTAATGATTCAAATTGTGACAATTCAAGTAGTGGCGTTAATTGAAATAATTTTTTCATAAAAAATGCCTCCTTCTTCGGCAATATATGCATCAAAAAAGGAGGACATACTTATTTATTTTCTTTTTGCTTTCGGAGGGCCTAATACTTCAGCCATGACAATTGCTTGCATTAACGCATTTTTAGAGCGTGGTATTTGCAAAGTTGATGGTGCGCCCACCACTACTTCTTTTTTTCCAGCAGCCAAACGTCCTACATTTTTTCGTTGTACGGAATCAGTTGGCATAGCTGGTGGTGCTACATAGCTTGGTACAGCCTTTTTTCCCTGTTCTTCAACAATTTGTTTAGATTCTTCTACCTGTTCATTTGCCGGAATCCAATCACCTATAAACTCACGGGCAAAGTCTTCAAAGCTCTGCGTTTTCTCTGCACGGCGTGACAGTTCCTCAGAGGCAGGAGGCTCTACATACGTGTTTTGCTTAGGAGTTGCCTCTTTTTCTGGCTTTTTACTTTTAGCCTTCCCGAAAATAGAGCTAACTATGGCAATTATTGCGAAAATAATTAATTGTTCCATATGCTAGTTCCACTCCTTTCCGTTTTTAGGCATTTGGTTCATTTGTTTCAGGCTTATCCGTACCCACTTTTGAAATCGAATCACGCATTGCTGTATCAGCTTGAATATTGCGATAGTTCATATAATCCATAATGCCTAGATTACCAGAGCGTAAAGCTTCCGCCATTGCTTGTGGTACTTCTGCTTCTGCCTCTACAACTTTTGCCTTCATCTCTTGAACACGGGCAATCATTTCCTGCTCATTCGCTACCGCCATTGCACGGCGTTCCTCAGCCTTCGCTTGGGCAATATTTTTATCTGCCTGCGCTTGTTCAATTTGTAACTCTGCCCCAATGTTTTTACCGATATCCACATCAGCAATATCAATGGATAAAATTTCAAAGGCAGTTCCTGAGTCTAATCCTTTGGCTAATACTGTTTGTGAAATCATATCAGGATTTTCCAATACTTCTGTATGATGTTCAGCCGAACCGATTGTCGAAACAATCCCCTCACCTACACGGGCAATAACTGTTTCTTCACCTGCACCACCGACTAAACGTTCAATATTGGCACGCACTGTAATACGTGCTTTTGCCTTTACTTCAATCCCATTCATTGCCACACCTGAAATAAACGGTGTTTCAATAACTTTCGGATTAACGGACATTTGTACAGCCTCTAATACATCACGACCTGCTAAATCAATCGCTGCACAGCGCTCAAACGATAGTTCAATATTGGCACGATGCGCTGCAATTAAAGCATTAACAACTCGGTCTACATTACCACCTGCTAAATAGTGACTCTCCAATTGATTAATCGTCACAG is part of the Lysinibacillus sp. FSL K6-0232 genome and harbors:
- the floA gene encoding flotillin-like protein FloA (flotillin-like protein involved in membrane lipid rafts) translates to MGFDLALIGPIAGLVILFIVLAVFFTFVPVALWISALAAGVRVSIFTLIGMRLRRVIPSRIVNPLIKAHKAGLPVTINQLESHYLAGGNVDRVVNALIAAHRANIELSFERCAAIDLAGRDVLEAVQMSVNPKVIETPFISGVAMNGIEVKAKARITVRANIERLVGGAGEETVIARVGEGIVSTIGSAEHHTEVLENPDMISQTVLAKGLDSGTAFEILSIDIADVDIGKNIGAELQIEQAQADKNIAQAKAEERRAMAVANEQEMIARVQEMKAKVVEAEAEVPQAMAEALRSGNLGIMDYMNYRNIQADTAMRDSISKVGTDKPETNEPNA
- a CDS encoding sporulation protein YqfD yields the protein MWNNRPIIIRIKRHENVHPFIQTLHAQHVPLKRVVFREQEVSFETTMRYLPKIRRARRRFRLKMMVFYADELQVVRAQLWTLLGMALMIIIPVLCAQVIWQVDIEAATPEMEQRLGKTFQDTFHIATPLSKKNIPSNTVIRQKLLEQHRELSWVHIDKHGGRMILRPQESPKQTEQANDKLASHLVATKSGVITHFNIQNGERKISVNDTAYNGDVLVSGVIESGTEQVFVGAKGEVFADYWLECSFKIPTKITLETLQHKQWRVLIKGIHEEQIDYVQKKDLPNWLDPYVSIVEEQQTKTMQVELDESKIESLLIPLLHEKVLRTLPTKTIIKKENLLQAKWGNGTVEGKVLFLINENIASPIQGLQGE